In a single window of the Rhodamnia argentea isolate NSW1041297 chromosome 2, ASM2092103v1, whole genome shotgun sequence genome:
- the LOC115750733 gene encoding peroxidase 12: MASRFSAFVLVSCLVIASSHVHVSSSAHLVKGLSWSFYKNSCPKVESIIRKHLEKVFEEDIGQAAGLLRLHFHDCFVQGCDGSVLLDGSASEASEQDAAPNQTLRRTAFKIIDDLRKLLDKKCSRVVSCADIVALAARDSVFLSGGPEYDVPLGRRDGLTPATVNVVLENLPAPTENASEILAALAKKHLDATDVVALSGGHTIGRAHCAAFQGRLYPTQDPTMEEAFANDLKGVCPTTNSTNTTVLDIRSPNLFDNKYFVNLVNREGLFTSDQDLYEDPTTRDIVTSFAKDRELFFEKFILAMTKMGQLELLTGTKGEIRANCSVTNSENPDLLASVVEEDLESYAELK, translated from the exons ATGGCTTCCCGTTTCAGTGCCTTCGTCCTGGTTTCTTGCCTTGTGATAGCTTCGTCGCACGTTCATGTTTCGAGCTCTGCTCACTTGGTGAAGGGGTTGTCGTGGTCCTTCTACAAGAACAGCTGTCCGAAGGTTGAGTCCATCATCAGGAAACATCTCGAGAAGGTGTTCGAGGAGGACATTGGCCAAGCTGCCGGGCTACTGCGTCTTCACTTCCATGACTGCTTTGTTCAG GGATGTGATGGTTCGGTGTTGCTGGACGGTTCGGCGAGTGAAGCGAGCGAGCAGGATGCTGCACCGAACCAGACCTTGAGACGGACAGCGTTCAAGATCATCGATGACCTCCGTAAGCTCTTGGACAAGAAGTGCAGTCGAGTAGTCTCTTGCGCCGACATTGTCGCCCTTGCCGCCCGTGATTCCGTTTTCCTG TCGGGCGGACCTGAGTATGATGTGCCGTTGGGAAGGCGGGATGGACTCACACCCGCGACTGTAAACGTGGTCTTAGAGAATTTACCTGCACCAACTGAGAATGCCAGCGAAATTCTTGCTGCCCTAGCCAAGAAACACTTGGACGCCACCGACGTGGTTGCCCTCTCCGGAGGCCACACCATCGGGCGCGCACACTGCGCCGCCTTTCAGGGACGGCTCTACCCGACCCAAGACCCCACCATGGAGGAGGCCTTTGCCAATGATCTCAAGGGCGTGTGCCCCACCACAAACTCCACCAACACCACGGTCCTGGACATCCGATCACCCAACCTGTTCGACAACAAGTACTTTGTCAATTTGGTGAACCGCGAAGGCCTGTTCACCTCGGACCAAGATCTGTACGAGGACCCCACCACGAGGGACATTGTCACCAGCTTCGCCAAGGACCGGGAGTTGTTCTTCGAGAAGTTCATCCTCGCTATGACGAAGATGGGGCAACTCGAATTGTTGACGGGGACGAAAGGAGAAATTCGAGCTAACTGCTCGGTCACGAATTCCGAAAACCCCGATCTCTTGGCGTCCGTGGTGGAAGAGGACCTGGAGAGCTATGCTGAATTGAAGTGA
- the LOC115750730 gene encoding probable serine/threonine-protein kinase At1g54610: MLKLILCLSPISSWITKGRRNVEHRSKNVRRHLNNEKKPTKNNSLGSPPDGRRSMGCVQTKPSQNSPPKGLEKLKQQNGYVPSGGGSTSHRWSTSQRYSQESQGGPRRPESRKSHSGRLSSDVRSGGSDGHGGSGGGGDVKFGSGNGSGGTRGKLEKDGALMRKGEGSGDDQVELVDGWPKWLIDNVPKRALRGLVPRSADSYDKIDKVGQGTYSNVYKAWDRDTGKLVALKKVRFDTSEPESIKFMAREIMILRELDHPNVVKLEGLATSRMQFSLYLVFDFMVSDLQRIITRPEGGLTEPQVKCYMHQLLSGLQHCHDKGILHRDIKGSNLLIDKTGMLKIADFGLANYYRPRDRRPLTNRVVTLWYRAPELLLGATDYGVSIDLWSAGCLLAEMFAGHPIMPGRNEVEQLHKIFKLCGTPPEDYWKKMKLPSTFRPRQLYKSNLTEIFREFPDSSVGLLSSLLSLDPASRGSASLALQHEFFYTSPLACDLSGLPIIYQEKDEFIKIYERKMRRKAKRQTRSQRERRRKDSPAVNETGNGESTKEEQEQRQQEQIDNQKREPWSSTSSSSSGLKDAQPEQSAPTVLLYPGLVNQSFKKSPEIDLSPDAGENGDLPQQPVLKPRISDYRREKDGMYRSNQVGRSTSSREFRSTNNQRKNLGWFAVED; the protein is encoded by the exons ATGCTCAAACTcatcctctgtctctctcccatTTCATCGTGGATCACAAAGGGGAGAAGGAACGTGGAACATAGAAGCAAAAACGTGAGACGACATTTAAATAACGAA AAAAAACCCACCAAGAATAATTCATTAGGCAGCCCACCAGACGGGAGACGATCGATGGGTTGTGTCCAGACCAAGCCGTCCCAGAACTCGCCGCCCAAAGGGTTGGAGAAGCTGAAGCAGCAGAATGGGTACGTCCCGAGCGGCGGAGGGAGCACCAGCCACCGGTGGTCGACCAGCCAGAGGTATTCACAAGAAAGCCAAGGTGGGCCACGCAGGCCCGAGTCCAGGAAAAGCCACAGCGGGCGCTTATCGAGTGATGTTCGCAGTGGTGGGAGTGATGGCCATGGTGGCAGTGGGGGCGGCGGAGATGTGAAGTTTGGGAGCGGGAATGGGAGTGGTGGGACTAGAGGTAAGTTGGAGAAGGATGGTGCATTGATGAGGAAGGGTGAAGGGTCAGGAGATGATCAAGTTGAGCTTGTGgacggttggcccaaatggctCATTGATAATGTTCCGAAACGTGCTTTGAGAGGTTTGGTCCCGAGGAGCGCCGACTCCTACGACAAGATCGATAAG GTAGGCCAAGGGACTTACAGTAATGTCTACAAAGCATGGGACAGGGACACCGGTAAACTTGTTGCCCTGAAGAAGGTTCGGTTCGACACATCAGAACCAGAGAGCATAAAATTCATGGCGCGGGAGATCATGATCCTGAGAGAGTTGGACCATCCCAATGTAGTAAAGCTCGAAGGGCTGGCGACATCGAGAATGCAGTTCAGCCTCTATCTAGTCTTTGATTTCATGGTGTCAGACTTGCAAAGGATCATCACTCGTCCAGAGGGAGGACTAACCGAACCACAG GTCAAGTGCTACATGCATCAGCTTCTTTCAGGGCTGCAACACTGCCACGACAAAGGGATTCTGCACCGCGACATAAAGGGTTCAAACCTGCTGATAGACAAAACAGGCATGCTAAAGATTGCAGATTTTGGGCTTGCGAATTATTACAGACCTCGAGATAGGCGTCCTCTAACGAACCGGGTGGTGACCCTTTGGTATAGAGCTCCTGAACTACTGTTAGGTGCAACCGACTATGGAGTCAGTATCGATCTTTGGAGTGCCGGATGCCTCCTGGCTGAAATGTTCGCAGGACACCCAATAATGCCAGGCCGGAATGAG GTAGAGCAACTCCACAAGATTTTCAAACTCTGCGGAACGCCACCAGAGGATTactggaagaagatgaagctacCCTCGACCTTCAGACCAAGGCAGTTGTACAAGTCGAATCTCACAGAGATCTTCAGGGAATTCCCCGACTCCTCAGTTGGTCTTCTtagttctcttctctctttggaCCCTGCATCTCGTGGCAGCGCGTCTTTAGCCTTACAACATGAA TTCTTCTACACAAGCCCGTTAGCGTGCGACCTTTCTGGTCTTCCTATAATCTACCAGGAGAAGGAtgaatttattaagatctacgAACGGAAAAT GCGCCGGAAGGCTAAAAGACAGACTCGATCACAGCGCGAACGGAGGAGGAAAGACTCTCCCGCCGTGAATGAAACTGGGAATGGTGAATCAACCAAAGAG GAGCAAGAGCAGAGGCAACAGGAGCAAATTGATAACCAAAAGCGGGAGCCCTGGAGCAGCACAAGTAGCAGCTCATCCGGGCTAAAGGACGCCCAACCCGAGCAAAGTGCGCCAACTGTCTTGCTATATCCAGGCCTCGTTAATCAATCTTTCAAGAAGTCTCCGGAAATAGACTTGAGCCCCGATGCTGGCGAAAACGGAGACCTTCCTCAACAGCCCGTACTGAAACCACGCATCTCGGATTACAGAAGAGAGAAAGATGGCATGTACAGGTCGAATCAGGTCGGTAGGTCTACTTCGTCGAGGGAATTTAGAAGTACAAACAATCAAAGGAAAAACTTGGGGTGGTTTGCCGTCGAGGATTAG
- the LOC115750736 gene encoding light-harvesting complex-like protein OHP2, chloroplastic → MCVSSSAPCLKIPPSSSTPFRFSAAKPPKPSVVSLPTIRGSQTEGPLRRPVAPPLRPVPSSPPSSPSPPSSPSSAVAPPPQQPKHPVPAPAEGGGVITLEFQRQKAKELQEYFKQKKLEESDQGPVFGFISKNEIANGRWAMFGFAVGMLTEYATGSDFVDQVKILLSNFGIVDLE, encoded by the exons ATGTGTGTTTCATCCTCCGCCCCGTGCCTCAAAATCCCACCTTCCTCCTCCACCCCCTTCAGATTCTCCGCCGCGAAGCCTCCCAAGCCCAGCGTCGTCAGCCTCCCCACCATCCGGGGCTCTCAGACCGAGGGCCCCTTGAGGCGGCCCGTCGCTCCTCCCCTCAGGCCCGTCCCCTCTTCTCCCCCCTCGAGTCCTTCGCCGCCCTCCTCTCCGTCGTCCGCCGTCGCCCCGCCGCCCCAGCAGCCGAAGCATCCGGTCCCCGCGCCGGCCGAGGGCGGCGGCGTGATAACGTTGGAGTTCCAGCGGCAGAAGGCCAAGGAGCTGCAGGAGTATTTCAAGCAGAAGAAGCTCGAGGAGTCCGATCAAGGCCCCGTCTTTGGGTTCATCTCCAAGAATGAAATCGCCAATGGAAG ATGGGCGATGTTTGGTTTCGCCGTTGGGATGCTGACAGAGTATGCCACGGGCTCGGACTTTGTTGATCAAGTGAAAATACTTCTCTCTAACTTTGGAATCGTCGATTTGGAATGA